The proteins below are encoded in one region of Archocentrus centrarchus isolate MPI-CPG fArcCen1 chromosome 13, fArcCen1, whole genome shotgun sequence:
- the appbp2 gene encoding amyloid protein-binding protein 2, whose protein sequence is MAAVELEWIPETLYNTAISAVVDNYSRSRRDIRSLPENIQFDVYYKLYQQGRLCQLGGEFCELEVFAKVLRASDKRHLLHHCFQALMDHGVKVASVLANSFSRRCSYIAESDAHVKEKAIQFGFVLGGFLSDAGWYGDAEKVFLSCLQLCTLHSEVLHCYRAVECCVRLLHVRNGNCKYHLGEETFKLAQSYMDKLAKHGHQANKAALYGELCALLFAKSHYDEAYRWCIEAMKEITPGLPVKVVVDVLRQASKACVVKREFRKAEQLIKHAVFLAREHFGHKHPKYSDTLLDYGFYLLNVDNICQSVAIYQTALDIRQSVFGGKNIHVATAHEDLAYSSYVHQYSSGKFDNALFHAERAIDIITHILPEDHLLLASSKRVKALILEEIAIDCHNKETEERLLQEAHDLHLSSLQLAKKAFGEFNVQTAKHYGNLGRLYQSMRKFKEAEEMHIKAIQIKEQLLGHEDYEVALSVGHLASLYNYDMNQYEDAERLYLRSIAIGKKLFGEGYSGLEYDYRGLIKLYNSVGNYEKVFEYHNVLSNWNRLRDRQFAVADALEDVNTTPQQTQEVVQAFLLAQSLGPTRPCLG, encoded by the exons CTGTACCAGCAGGGCCGGCTCTGCCAGCTGGGGGGAGAATTCTGTGAGCTGGAGGTGTTTGCTAAAGTGCTGCgggcttcagacaaaag ACACCTCCTGCACCACTGTTTCCAGGCCCTAATGGACCATGGTGTGAAAGTGGCTTCAGTTCTGGCAAACTCCTTCAGCCGCCGCTGCTCCTACATCGCAGAGTCGGATGCTCACGTCAAAGAGAAGGCCATCCAGTTTGGCTTTGTGCTGG GTGGCTTCTTGTCTGATGCGGGCTGGTATGGAGATGCAGAGAAAGTGTTTCTGTCGTGCCTGCAGCTGTGCACGCTCCACAGTGAGGTCCTCCACTGCTACCGGGCTGTGGAATGCTGCGTCAG GCTGCTTCATGTCCGTAATGGCAACTGTAAGTACCACCTGGGGGAGGAGACCTTCAAGCTTGCTCAGTCTTACATGGACAAACTAGCCAAACATGGCCACCAGGCCAACAAGGCAGCGCTGTATGGCGAGCTTTGTGCCTTGCTCTTTGCCAAAAGCCACTATGATGAG GCATACAGGTGGTGTATCGAAGCTATGAAGGAAATTACTCCTGGGCTGCCTGTTAAAGTAGTGGTTGATGTCCTTCGACAGGCCTCCAAG GCCTGCGTGGTGAAAAGAGAGTTCAGAAAAGCAGAGCAGCTGATCAAACATGCAGTGTTTCTAGCAAG AGAACATTTTGGACACAAGCATCCCAAGTACTCCGATACGCTGCTAGATTACGGATTTTACTTATTAAATGTAGACAACATATGCCAATCAGTTGCTATTTACCAG ACAGCCCTGGATATCCGGCAGTCTGTCTTTGGTGGGAAGAACATCCATGTTGCCACAGCCCATGAAGACCTAGCCTACTCCTCATATGTGCACCAGTACAGCTCTGGGAAATTTGACAATGCTCT ATTCCATGCAGAACGTGCCATAGACATCATCACTCACATTCTGCCTGAGGACCATCTTTTGCTGGCCTCCTCCAAGAGAGTCAAAG CCCTGATTCTGGAGGAAATCGCCATTGACTGCCACAATAAAGAGACAGAAGAGCGCCTCCTGCAGGAAGCTCACGACCTGCACCTCTCCTCACTGCAGCTGGCCAAGAAGGCCTTCGGCGAGTTCAATGTACAGACAGCCAAACATTATGGCAACCTTGGACGACTCTACCAGTCCATGAGGAAGTTTAAG GAGGCAGAGGAGATGCACATCAAAGCCATCCAGATTAAGGAGCAGCTACTTGGTCACGAAGACTATGAGGTGGCTCTGTCTGTGGGTCACCTGGCCTCCCTCTACAACTATGACATGAACCAGTATGAAGATGCAGAGAGGCTCTACCTACGCTCTATCGCCATTG GTAAGAAACTGTTTGGAGAGGGTTACAGTGGGCTGGAGTATGACTACCGAGGCCTGATCAAACTCTACAACTCAGTGGGGAACTATGAGAAGGTGTTTGAATACCACAACGTACTGTCCAACTGGAACCGGCTGAGGGACCGGCAGTTTGCAGTGGCAGATGCCCTGGAGGACGTCAACACTACACCCCAGCAGACCCAGGAGGTGGTACAAGCTTTCCTATTGGCTCAGAGCCTAGGCCCCACCCGCCCCTGTCTTGGCTGA